The DNA window TCCGAAGTACCGCACGCCGTACGTCATCACGATCATCGTCGGCATCGGCGCGGCGATCTTGGCGACGTTCACCTCGATCGGCGTGCTCGCCGAGTTGGTGAACGTGGGCACGCTCGCGGCGTTCATCCTCGTGAGCATCGGCGTGATCGTGCTGCGGCGTACGCGGCCCGATCTGCCGCGGTCGTTCCGCACGCCGTGGGTCCCGGTGCTGCCGATCGTCTCGGCGCTGGCGTGCTTCTACCTGATGCTGAATCTCGCGATCGAGACCTGGATCCGCTTCCTGGTATGGATGGCCGTCGGCTTCGTCATCTACTTCCTCTACGGCCGCCGGCACTCCCGCCTCGGCCAGGGCCAGGCGCCTGTCTCCACACCGCCTGCCAAATAACGAGAAACGGCCCCGGACGATACCGTCTGGGGCCGTTCTCACAGGTCGACTATGCGGGCAGACTCGCCATACCCACGGGCAGGAACCTCTTGCCGGTCACCTTCTCGGAGATGCCGCTGCGGTCCAGGTACGGCGTGACGCCGCCGAGGTGGAAGGGCCAGCCGGCACCCAGGATCAGGGCGGTGTCGACGTCCTGGGCCTCCGCCACGACGCCGTCGTCGAGGATGCGGCGGACCTCGTCGGCGATGGCGGCCAACGCCCGCTCGCGTACCTCCTCGGCCGTCGACGCCTTGTCGCCCTGCACCAGCAGCGCGCGGGTCTCGTCATCGAGGTACGGCTCGCCCTTCTCGTTCCACGACCACACGCCGGGCTTCTTCGCGTCGACCAACCGCTGCAGGTTCTCCGACACGTAGTAGCGCTCCGGGAACGCCGCATGCAGCGTCTCCGCCACGTGCTGCGCCACCGCGGGACCCACCAGCTGCAGCAGGACGAACGGCGACATCGGCAGCCCCAACGGGAGCAGCGCCTGGTCCGCGACCTCCGGGGGAGTGCCCTCGTCCATGCACTGGGTCACCTCGCCCATGAACCGCGTCAACACCCGGTTGACGATGAACGCGGGCGCGTCCTCCACCAGGACCGCGGACTTCTTCAGCTCCCGCGCCACCGCGAACGCCGTTGCCAGCGTCTCGTCCGACGTCGACGGCCCGCGCACGATCTCCAACAGGGGCAGGATCGCCACGGGGTTGAAGAAGTGGAAGCCGACGACCCGTTCCGGGTGTTCCAGCACCGACGCCATCTCGGCCACCGACAGCGAGGAGGTGTTGGTCGCGAGGATGCACTCCGGCGAGATGATCTTCTCCAGCTCGCCGAACACCTGCTGCTTGACCGACATCTCCTCGAACACGGCCTCGATCACGAAGTCGCAGTCCGCGTAGACGTTCTTGTCCGTCGACCCGGTCACCAGCGCCTTCAGTCGGTTCGCCAAGTCCGGGTTGACACGGCCCTTCGCGAGCAGCTTGTCGACCTCGGCGTGCACGTACCCCACGCCCTTGGCGACACGTTCGTCGTCCAGGTCGGTGAGGACGACCGGAACGAGCAGCCGCCGCGCGAACAGCAACGCGAGCTGGCTGGCCATCAGCCCGGCGCCGACGACGCCGACCTTCGTCACCTTGCGGGCGAGCGACCGGTCGGGCGCGCCGACCGGCTTCTTCGCCCGCCGCTGCACCAGGTCGAACGCGTACAGGCCCGAACGGAACTCCTCGGTCATCACCAGGTCGGCGAGCGCGTTGTCCTCGGCCGCGAAGCCCTCCTCACGGGTGGACGTCTTGGCCGCCGCGATGACGTCGAGCGCCCGGTACGCCGCCGGAGCGGCGCCCCGTACCTTGTTGTCCGCGAAGAACTTGCCGCGCGCGACCGCCGCATCCCAGGCGTCGCCGCGGTCGATCTCGGGACGCTTGACCTCGATCTTGCCGGTCAGCACCTGAGCGGCCCAGCTCAGCGACTGCTCGAGGTAGTCGGCGCCGTCGAACATCGCGTCCGCGATGCCCAGCGCGAAGACCTCGGGCCCGCGCAGCATCCGGTTGGTGTTCAGCGCGTTCTCGACGATGACCTTCACGGCCTTGTCGGCGCCGATCAGGTTGGGCAGCAGCCACGATCCGCCCCAGCCGGGGAGGATGCCGAGGAAGCACTCGCTGAACGCGACGGCCGGCGCCGTGGTGATGACCGTGCGGTACGTGCAGTTGAGCACGATCTCGAGGCCGCCGCCGATGGCGAGCCCGTTGATGAAGCCGAACGTCGGCTTCGTACCGTCGCCGAGCTTGCCGAACACCTCGTGTCCGTACCGCGCGATCTCGAACGCCTGCTCGCGGCGGGTGACCCGCGGCATACCGGTGATGTCGGCACCGGCGGCGAGGATGAACGGCTTGCCGGTGATCCCGATCGCCTTGACCTCGTCGCGCGCGAGCGCGGTGTCGATCGCCTGCTCGAGCTCGGCCAGCCCCCGTGGGCCGAACGAGTTCGGCCGCGTGTGGTCGAGCCCGTTGTCCAACGTGATCAGCGCCATCCTGCCGGCGCCGTACGGCAACGCGACGTCGCGTGAGTGCGCGTGGGTGACGACCTCGTCGGGGAAGACCTGGTCCGGATCCAGTGTGGCGGTCACTTCGTGCCCTCCCATGCGGGGTTCTCCCAGATGACCGTTCCGCCCATGCCGATGCCGATGCACATCGTGGTGATGCCGTACCGGACGTCGGGGCGGTCCTCGAACTGCCTTGCCAGCTGGAGCATCAGCCGGACGCCGCTCGACGCGAGCGGGTGCCCGACGGCGATCGCGCCGCCGTACGCGTTGATCCGCGGGTCGTCGTCGGCGAGGCCGAAGTGCTCGCAGAACGCCAACACCTGAACGGCGAACGCCTCGTTGATCTCGAATAGACCGATGTCGTCGATCGTCAACCCGGCCTTGCTCAGTGCCTTCTCGGTGGCCGGAACGGGTCCGACACCCATCACCTCGGGCTCGACGCCGACGAACGCGTACGACACCAGCCGCATCTTCGGCGTCAGCCCGAGCTCCAGGGCGACGTCTTCCGCGGCGAGCAGGCAGGCGGTCGCGCCGTCGTTCAGGCCAGCGGAGTTGCCCGCCGTCACGCGGCCGTGCGGGCGGAACGGGGTCTTGAGGCCGGCGAGCGCCTCCTTCGTCGTGCCGGGCCGCGGCGGCTCGTCGGCGGTGGCGAGGCCCCAGCCCTGCTCGACCGAACGGGTGGCGACATTGACCAGGTCGGGCTGGATCTTGCCGTTCGCGTACGCCTTGGCAAGCTTGTCCTGGCTGCCGACCGCGTACGTGTCGGCACGGTCCTTGGTCAGCTCGGGGTAGCGGTCGTGGATGTTCTCCGCGGTGGAGCCCATTACGAGTGCCGACGGGTCGACGAGCTTCTCGGCGATGATGCGCGGGTTGGGGTCGACGCCCTCGCCCATCGGGTGGTGGCCCATATGCTCGACCCCGCCGGCGATCGCGACGTCGTACGCCCCGAACGCGATGCCGGAGGAGATCGTGGTGACCGCGGTCATCGCGCCGGCGCACATCCGGTCGATGGCGAACCCGGGCACGGACTTCGGCAGCCCCGCGAGCAGCGCGGCGGTCCGGCCGATCGTGAGACCCTGGTCGCCAGTCTGCGTCGTCGCCGCGATGGCAACGTCGTCGACGCGCTCCGGTGGAAGCCCCGGATTGCGGCGCAGCAGCTCCCGGATGCACTTGATGACAAGATCGTCGGCGCGGGTCTCGGCATACATGCCGCCCGCCTTGCCGAACGGGGTGCGAACGCCGTCGACGAAGACGACGTCGCGAAGCTCACGGGGCATAGGTGGAGCCCTCCTCACGCAGGGTACGGCGCGTTGCTACAGCCGATGCTACCCGCCGGTAACAATCCTCCGCCACCGACCCACCCTGCCCGGCCGGGGGTTTCGAATGAGGGCGTCCCTGTAGCGATCTATTCGATAGAGGGCGTCCCTCATTCCAAACGTGGCGGTCGGGGGTAGTGCCCAGGCCACGTTTCGGGTCTGCTCCGGCGTCCGATCCGCTGCTGCGGGATGTGGTTGCTGACCCTGCAGGTCGCCTCGTCGGGCCACTAGCGTGTCAGATCCTTGACGAGCCGAACGAGTTCCGCATGTTGAGCTGAGCCTCCTGGATCGGCAGGGACATATCCAAGTCGGGAGTAGAAGTCGCTCACGCTGTGCTCGCCGTAGTTACGTACGAACAGACTCGCTCGCTTCGCCGTAGCCTCTCGCTCGGCAGCGCCCATCAGCGCTGTGCCGACCCCGCGTCCCTGCCAGTCCGGCGCGACAGTCAAGCGGTTGATGTAGAGCGTGTCCTCGACTTGCCTGGTGCGGACTGCGCCAACGATCCGCGCACCAAGGATCGCGACATGAGCCGTACTTGACTGGAGCTCCTGCTCGAGGTCTCGCAGGGTTTGCGTGAGAGCGGGCAGATGGAAATCGTTGTCACGCCGGGCCTCATCGACGAAGGCCGCCCGTTGCAGAGTCAGAATCTCTCCGGCATCAGACTGGACCGCGGATCGCAACTGGATGTGACCTAGCCCAACCACATACCGCAGCCTAGGACCTCCGACGGCCCCTTCATCGAACCTGTGCTCTGGCCGATGTTCTTGCCGCAGCCAGTTAATCCCGGATGGGTCGTCCTGCATCGTGACTTTACCCACCAAGGAGGCGTTCACCACCCCTCCGAGCGCCCTCGGGACGCCCCCTTCATGGGCAAAGATGGGCGCCGGCTACCCGGTTCATGGCACGTGAGAACCGGGCTGGCCGATAGAGGTCGTCCCTCATTCCAAACGTGGCTGGTGGCGGGGGCTGTTTGGGTCGGGGGCACCCTGGTCCGAACCTATGGGACTAGGGCGCCCCTCACCCAACCCTCGGCCACCCGTCCATGATCATGAACGTGATCATGAAGGCAACCCGTCGTATACGACCAGTTCGGCTTCATGATCACGTACATGATCACGGGCATCGGGGCAGCTGTCGGATGGCGGGGCGGCGACGGGACGACCCGGCTTCATCGACACCACGAGAAGCCAGGGGCCAACAAGCGACCGCAACACGGCAGCAAACCCCAGCAAGAAGGAACCTGGCCCGGGCACCCGTTCCCGGGGGAGGGGGCGGCGCGTTAAGAACAGGTGGCCGGGCCGGGGCGAGTCAAGGGTCGAAGATCGCGAAGCGACGTCGTTCGCCGTCCGCGAAGCGCCCTCGAACGGCGCCCTTGACGCGCCCCGGACCGGCCACCAAAATCGACCGCCGCAACAGCCCACGGACAGCACCAACCCCGAGGATGCCTCATCTCGACACCGCGCCCAGAGAGCTCGACAATCCAGGGAGCTTCGCCAAGAGGTCGAGCCAGCCGGCACTCGGAGACGGGACTGCGCAGGTCGAATGGCCGGGGGTGGCGGGGCCGAGTGGCTGAGGTGGCGGGATCGACCGGCCGGGGGCGGCGGGGCCGACCGACCGGTGCGGCGGGGCCGACCGGCCGAGGTGGGCTGATCGAGTGGCTGTGTGGCAGGGCCGGCCGGCCGGCGCGGCGGGGCGGGGCGGTGATGGCGGGCCTCACTCCCAGACCTTGAATGAAGGGCACCTTCATTCAATAGGTTCGAATGAAGGTGCCCTTCATTCAAAACCGTGGCGGCTGGCCGGGGCGAGGGACCGGTATAGTTATACCGGTGATCGAACTGAAGACGCCGGCTGAGATCGGGCGGATGCACGTCACCGGGCAGTTTGTCGGCCAGATCTTGGCCGAGCTCAGGGGGCTCGCCGGCGTGGGCGTGGACCTGATGGACCTCGAGCACCACGTCCGGCGCCGGATCGAGGAGCGTGGGGCGGTCTCGTGCTACTGGGACTACGCGCCCTCATTCGGCAAGGGCCCGTTCCGCAACGTCATCTGCCTCTCGGTGAACGACGCCGTCCTGCACGGCCTGCCGCACAGGTACAAGCTCCGTGACGGCGACGTGCTCAGCATGGATCTGGCCGTGAGCATCGACGGCTGGGTCGCCGACTCCGCGGTCACCACGATCGTCGGCACCCCGGCAGACGAGGACCGACGCCTGGTCACGGCGAGCGAGGAAGCCCTCGAGGCAGCCATCCAGCAAGCACAACCCGGCAACAGGCTCGGCGACATCTCGGCCTCCATCGCCAAGGTTGCCGACGGGTACGGCTACCCGGTCAACACCGAGTTCGGCGGCCACGGGCTCGGGCGCACCATGCACGAGGACCCGCACGTCTCCAATCGTGGCCGCCCTGGCCGCGGCCTGGTCCTCAAGCCTGGCCTGACGATCGCGCTCGAGCCGTGGTTCGCCCGCACCACCGACAAGATCGTGTACGACCAGGACGGCTGGACGATCCGTTCGGCCGACGGTTCGAGGACGACGCACTCCGAGCACACGGTCGCGATCACCGAGAACGGACCGCTCGTCCTCACCCGCGTCCTCTAACTGCCAGAGGCCTTGACGGCCCACCAACAGCGCTCCTACCGTCTGCGGAAACGCTTACGCGCGTAAACGCTTACGCAACGGAGAAGCATGGTCACCGTTCACGACGTCGCCAGGCACGCCGGTGTCTCGATCGCGACCGTCTCGCGCGCCCTGAACGACCGGGAGCGCATCTCCTCAGCGACCCGTGACCGCGTCCTCGAGATCGCCAGAAGCCTCGGGTACCAGCCGAACGACCTCGCCCGCAGTCTCGCCGGGATGGCGACGCAGACCATCGCGCTCCTCCTCCCCGACATCACCAACCCGTTCTTCCCCGAGCTCGTCAAAGGCGTCCAAACAATCGCGGACGAACGAGGACACCTCCTGCTCCTCTGCCACAACGCCGACGACGGGGCGAAGGCGCGGGCCGACATCGCCATGCTCCGCCGCAAGAAGGTCGACGGCATCCTGCTCGTCGCCGGGACGCTCAAGGGCCGCGGCATCGCGGGCGCCACCAGCGACCTCCCGACCGTCGTGCTCGACCGGCGCGTGCCCGGCCTGCGGTCCGACGTGGTCACTGTCGACCATCGTGCCGGCGCGCGCAAGGCGGTCGAGCACCTGCTGGAGCTCGGACATCGAAGGATCGCCCACATCACCGGCCCGCCCGGCATCAGCAGCAGCAAGGAACGCCAAGCGGGCTGGGAGGAAGCTCTCCGAGCGACAGGCATCGAGCCCGACAAGGAGCTGGTCGTCCAGGGCGACTTCCTCGAGGACGGCGGCTACGCCGGCGGACGTGCACTGATCCAGCGCAAGGTCGACTTCACCGCCGCGTTCGCCGCGAACGACATGAGCGCGATCGGTCTGCTCAAGGCCCTCACCGAGGAGGGAAGACAGGTGCCGAACGACGTCAGCGTCGTCGGCTTCGACGGCATTCACCTCGCCGCGTACACCGCGCCCGCGCTGACCACGGTCGCGCAGCCCATCTTCGACCTCGGCAGACGAGCCGCCGAGCTCCTGCTCGACCGCCTCGCGGCAGCCGAACCCGACAAGGAACCTCACACCGTCGTCCTCGAGACCAAGCTGGTCGTCCGGGGCAGCACCAGCCAGAGGAGATGACCCATGCACGGCCGCGCCCGTACGTTGCTTGCGATCCTCGTCTCGGCACTACTCATGACCTCGCTCGTCACCGCCGACTCGTGGGCCGAAGAGCCCACAGCGAAGGGAGTCACCGAGCCCGTGCTCACCGGAACAGCCCGCGCCTCCTCCTCGGCCGACGCCGCCCACGGTCCCGCGGCGGCGATCGACGGCAGCCTCGCCACCTCCTGGCGGGCCGCCCGCAAGAACGACCAGTGGCTGGTGCTCGACCTCGGCCGACCGCACGTCCTCAGCGGCCTCCGGCAGACGTTCGAGAAGCACGACACCTGGAGCTTCAAGGTCTCCGGGTCGCTGGACCGCACGACCTGGGCGACGCTCGCCGACTGGTCGTACGGCATCGCCGGCAAGACGTTCGCCACCAGCGTCTCCGGCGCGTTCCGGTACGTCCGGCTGGACGTCCAAGGCGCGGCCCGCGGATCGATGCCGTCGAGCACGGAGTTCCTCGTCGAGGGATCGGCCACCGAGGTCGAGATCACCAACCCCGGCACGCCGGTGGAGACGAGCAGCGCGGGTGGCGGGTACGCGGGCAGGTTCGCGGTCGACCGGGACACCTCGTCGTTCTGGGGCGCCGGCGCCGGCTCGCTCCCGCAGTGGCTCACCGTCGACCTCGGCAAGGCCCGGACGCTGTCGTCGGTCGAGCAGAACTTCAAGGACTACGGCACCTGGAAGTACACGATCGCCGGGTCGAACGACAACAAGGCGTTCACCACCATCGTCGACCACGAGACCACCCCGATCCGCGGCCAGTCGATCCGCGACCAGGTGCAGGGCACGTATCGCTATGTACGCCTGACGATCCTGAGCACCGAGCACGGCTACTGGGCGGGCAGCACCGGGTTCAAGGTGTTCGCGCCGCTGAAGAACGAGCTGCAGAAGGTCGTCAAACGCGACCTCGCGGAAGGGACGACGGCGACGTCCTCCTCGCTGAGCGTGGGCTTCGAGCCCTGGAACGCGGTCGACTCGCAGCCGTCGACGGCCTGGATCGCCGCCGACAACTCGACCCCGCAGTGGCTGCAGGTCGACCTTGGCAACCTCAGCACGGTCACCGGCATCGAGCAGACTTTCCTCAACCAGGACACGTGGTTCTTCAGCATCGACGGCTCGGCGGACGGGCGTACGTGGAAGCGCCTGCTCGACGAGCGCGACGGAGCGACCGGTCGCACGTTCACAGCGAACGTCAAGGGCAGCTACCGCTACGTCCGGATGATCGTGCCGAAGCGTTCCGCCAACGGGCGCTGGGCGAACAGCCAGCAGCTACGCATCCTCGGCAACGGCTCGCCCGAACGCAACCGGCGCTGGGTCGAGCGCTCGCGGCCGTTCCAGCGGTTCTACGCCAAGCACTACGTCAACAAGTTCAAGGACATCACCGCCGACCTCGACGACCTGCGCGACCAGGGGTACGGCGGCATCGAGATCGCCGCACCGTACAAGGGACCACGTACGCCGTGGGCGGGTCTCGGCGCCACGGACAACTACGCGGTCGACCCGTCGCTCGGCACGATGGCCGACTTCGTGCGGATGGTCGACCGGGCGCACGAGCTCGGCATGAAGGTCGTGATGTTCGGCAACCCCGGGTACGCGAGCCCGGAGGCGCCGTTCTGGATCAAGGCGCAGAAGGAACCGAACAGCGTCGAGCGCAAGTGGTTCGATATCCAGCCGGCGTACGGGCCCGAGGCCTGCAAGGCGGAGGATCGCAGGTACTGGAGCGAGCTCGCGAAGGGCTGCTACTTCTCCTTCTGGACCGACCCGTTCAATCCCGAGAACCACATGCCGGCTTACAACTTCGGCAACCAGGAGTGGCGCGACGAGACCGCGAAGATCCTCAGGTTCTGGATGGACAAGGGGATCGACGGGTTCGGCGCGGACGCGCCGCGCGCATACCTCAACATCAGCACCGAGATCAGCAAGAAGTACCTCACCGGCGTGCTCGACAACTACGACTCGTGGACGTTCCCCGAGGGCCTGCAGCCGGACTGGGGCGGTGGGCGACCGGGCGACCTGCTGAACGGCGTACCCGAGCTGCGCTACAACACGATCCACGACCTGTTCGTGTCCTGGTGGGCCTGCACGACGCAGTGCAGCCGGATCATCCCGGCGATCGAGTCCGGCAACCCGTCGGCGTTGGAGAACACTTTCAAGGAGTCCCGCGACACGATCAACCAGCAGGGCGGGATCACGATGGCGATGCCGAGCTGGGACTCCGATGTCAACGGAGACGGGACGATCGTGCCGGAACGGCTCAAGCCCGCGACCGTGCGGCTGCTGGAGATGGCGACGATCCTCTCGGCCGGCAACCAGTTCTACATGAACAACGGCAACCACCTGTACCTCGCCGACGAGCGGACGATCCCGACGTGGACCGAGGACCAGCAGGCGATGGTCTACAAGCTGCTGCGCGCGCAGGGCGCGACGTCGGCGTTCCAGCCGCGAGGACTGCGGTATCGCGTGCAGACGAACGACGACAACAAGTACTACGCGTTCGTCCGCACCGACAAGGCCGGCGGCGCCAAGGCGCTGGTGGTCCTCAACTTCCAGAACACCGAGCAGACAGTGGACGTCGACGTCGTCAACACCGGCATCGACGCCGACCAGACCCCGCTCGACCTGCTCGCCGGTCAGCCCAGCAACGCGAAGATCGTGAACGGCAAGACACGGATCACCTTGCCAGCTAGGGGATTTGCTCTGCTTTCTGTGCAGTGACCTGAGAGGAGCGACGATGCGCACGTTCCGCGTTCTCGGTTTCACCCTCCCGATCGCCTTGATCGCCACCGTGCTCGTCGCGATGGTCACCGCGGGCCCTGCCGATGCGGTAGGTGTGGCGAACGTGGGGCTGCCTGGAACGCCGCGCGCGTCCTCCTCAGCCGCCGGCGCCGGCCCGGAGCGGGCGTTCGACGGCGACCGCTCGACGGTGTGGACCGCTGGCGGGGCAGGGGAGTCCTGGCTCGAGCTCGACCTGGGCAGCGACCACGCCGTGACGGGCGTGCGGGCGACGTTAGCCAGTCACCGCAAGTGGTCGTTCGTGGCCGAGGGATCGGCCGACCGCTCGACCTGGCTGTCGCTCGCGGACCGTCGCTACGGCCTGTACGGCAGCCAGTTCAGCCTCGACACGACCGGCCGGTATCGCTATGTCCGGTTGAGGATCACGGCGACGGAGGGCAACGTCCCCGCCAGCGTGCGCGAGCTGATGGTCCAGGGGATGCCCGAGGCCAACCTGGCGATCGGGCGTACGGCGACGGCCGACTGCTCGGTGAGCGGCTTCGGTCCGGAGAAGGCGATCGACGGCGACTCCTCGACGCACTGGGTGGCGTGCAACAACGCCCCGCCGCACGAGCTGACCGTCGATCTCGGCGCGGCCCGGCCGTTCACCGCGGTGGAGTACCACGCCAAGGACCAGGCCTGGCTGCAGTTCGCCGTGCTCGGCTCGAACGATCTGAGCGCGTGGACCGAGCTCGGCCGGCACACGCCGCAGGCGCGCACGCCGTTGCAACGCGGTCAGGTGTTCCGCTTCGGCGCGACCTCAACGTTCCGGTACGTCCGGCTGCGGCTGACCGCCTCCGAGTTCGACAACTGGGTCGGTGCCGTCGAGCTCCAGGTGCTCGGCTCGGCCAACCAAGCGGCCGAGCGCGACCTCTCTCTCGGAACGTCGACGAAGGCGTCGTCCGGCTACCAGAACCAGCCGCCGGCCAAGGCCGTCGACGGCAGCTCCGCGACGGCCTGGGTCGCCGACCAGACCCCGCACTGGCAGGCGGAGCATCCCGGCGAACCCCAATGGCTGCAGGTCGACCTGGGCAACGCCGCGAGCGTGACGCGGATCGAGCACAGCTTCGTGAACAGCTCGGGATGGACGTTCACGTTGCAGGCTTCGGCGGACGGCTCATCGTGGACGACGATCGCGTCGGGACCGCGTACGGGCCAGACCTTTAACCATCCGGCCGTTGGCGTCTATCGCTTTGTACGGTTGACGATTCCCGGTTCGTCGACCGGTGGGCACTGGCCGAACGCCCAGTCGCTGAAGGTCTTCGGCAACGGATCGCCGATCACGACCAAGTGGTGGGCCGACCACGGGCCGGTGATGCGCTACTACCCGAAGCAGTACCAGATCCCGTTGACCACGATCACCGCCGGACTGGAGGACCTGAAGCGCAAGGGCTATCAGGCGATTGAGCTCGCCCCGGTGCACGAGGGTCCGCGGACGCCGTTCGCCGGACTCGGCGCCACGAACAACTACGCGATCGACCCGTTGATCGGCACCATGGCCGACTTCGAGAACCTCATCGCGACCGCGCACGCCAAGGGCATGAAGGTGCTCATCTTCGGCAATGCGGGCTACTCCCATCCCGACGCGCCGTTCTTCCGCAAGGCCGAGCGCGAGCAGGGCAGCGTCGAACGGAGGTGGTTCGACTGGAAGGCCGCGCCGAACGGCGCCGCGAGCTGTGACAACAACGGCGGCACGGGCTGGTTCCTCAGCGCCACCGCGGGTCAGTGCTACTGGGTGCAGTGGACCAGCGAGGGCGTCAACCTGCCGGCGTACAACTTCGGCACGCAGGAGTGGCGCGAGGAGAACGCGCGCATCCTCGAGTTCTGGCTGGACAAGGGCATCGACGGCTACGGCGCCGACGCGCCGCGGGTGTACCGCAACATCACCGACGCGATCAGCGACCGCTACATCACCGACGTGCTGAACGCTTACGACATCTGGGCGCTGCCCGAGGGCCTGCAGCCGCACGAGCTGCTGGTCGGCATTCCGCAAATGCACTACAACGTGATCCACGACCTGTCGATCACGCACTGGGGCGGCTCCATCCCGGGCTTCGGCCACAGCCGGATCATCCCGGCCATCGACAGCGGGAACCCGAGCGCGTTGGAGACCGCGTTCAAGCAGAGCAGGGACGAGGTCAACCAGCAGGGTGGCAGCACGTTGACCGCGCCGAGCTGGGAGCTGGACGGCCACCTCGGCACGAAGGTGCCGGCCGACAAGCGACTGCTCGAGATCGCCACGCTGACGACGATGGGCACGCAGTTCTTCCTGCACTACGGCTACCACCTCTACCTGCCGCAGGTGGAGACGATCCCGACCTGGACCGCGCAGCAGCAAGCCGACCTCGACACGATCACCCGGGCGCCGAACGCCACGGCCGCGCTGCAGGCACGCGGTCTGCGGGCTCGCGCGCACACCAACGACGACAGCAAGTTCTACGCGTACAAGCGCACCAGCAAGAACGGCGGAGTCACCTCGCTCGTCGTGATGAACTACCAGAACACCAGGCAGGAGATCACGGTCAACCTGACCGGCCTGGACATCGCGATGGACCAGACGCCGCTCGACCTGGTGACAGGACAACCGGCGCCGGCGATCACCGACCCGTCGTACAAGCTCACGCTCGGGCCGCGCAGGTACGCGATCCTCGACGTCGCGCAGGCGCCGGCTCCGTCCGCTTTGCCCAACGGGGTCTACCGAGTCCGGCCCGAGGTGAGCGCGCCGACGTTCGCGCTGGACGTCCGCGACTGTCAGACCCAGAACGGCGCGGACGTCCGGATCTGGGACTGGATCTCGAGCAGTCCTTGCCAGGACTGGCAGGTGATGAAGGTCGCCGAGCCCGACGTGTACACGATCGCCGACCGCAACACCGGGCAGGTGCTCGACGTCGCCGGCTGCTCCACCGCGGACGGGACGCCGGTCAACCTGTGGCCGTACGAGGGGCGGAACTGTCAACAGTGGCGGATCATCCCGCTCGGCGACAAGGCGTGGCAGGTCGTCGGCGTCGGCAGCGGGAAGGCGCTCGACGTCGCCGGCTGCAACCCCAACCGGGACGCCGAGCTGGTCATCTACCCGTACCACGGTGCCCAGTGCCAGCGCTGGCGCTTCGAGCTCCAGTAGCGCGGAAACTCGGTTGAGCCGGGGAGCCTGGTGCGGCAGCGTTCCCCGGCGTGAGCCCTGGCCGTGACCTCGTCGCCGTGTACCTGCGGTGGATCTTCGCGCGCGCCGTGCTGCATCGCGGCTGGTGGCTGGTCACGTCGGTCTACCTGGTCGTGGAATCGGGGCTGTCGCCGGCCGAGCTGGTGTTCATCGGCGTAGCGCAGGGCGTCATCTCGTTGCTGTTCGAGGTGCCGGCCGGGGTCATCGCCGACACGGTCAGCCGCCGTACGTCGTTGATCGTCTCGCACGTGCTCATGGGCACGGCCATGCTCGCGACCGGGCTCGTCACGGACTTCTGGTTGATCGTCGCGACGCAGATGCTGTGGGGCCTGTCCTGGACCTTCGCCAGCGGCGCCGACGTGGCGTGGCTCACCGACGAGCTGGACGGTGCTTATGGCGACCACTCGCACCGCTCGGCCGCGGGCGGCCTCACGGGCATC is part of the Tenggerimyces flavus genome and encodes:
- a CDS encoding discoidin domain-containing protein, which produces MRTFRVLGFTLPIALIATVLVAMVTAGPADAVGVANVGLPGTPRASSSAAGAGPERAFDGDRSTVWTAGGAGESWLELDLGSDHAVTGVRATLASHRKWSFVAEGSADRSTWLSLADRRYGLYGSQFSLDTTGRYRYVRLRITATEGNVPASVRELMVQGMPEANLAIGRTATADCSVSGFGPEKAIDGDSSTHWVACNNAPPHELTVDLGAARPFTAVEYHAKDQAWLQFAVLGSNDLSAWTELGRHTPQARTPLQRGQVFRFGATSTFRYVRLRLTASEFDNWVGAVELQVLGSANQAAERDLSLGTSTKASSGYQNQPPAKAVDGSSATAWVADQTPHWQAEHPGEPQWLQVDLGNAASVTRIEHSFVNSSGWTFTLQASADGSSWTTIASGPRTGQTFNHPAVGVYRFVRLTIPGSSTGGHWPNAQSLKVFGNGSPITTKWWADHGPVMRYYPKQYQIPLTTITAGLEDLKRKGYQAIELAPVHEGPRTPFAGLGATNNYAIDPLIGTMADFENLIATAHAKGMKVLIFGNAGYSHPDAPFFRKAEREQGSVERRWFDWKAAPNGAASCDNNGGTGWFLSATAGQCYWVQWTSEGVNLPAYNFGTQEWREENARILEFWLDKGIDGYGADAPRVYRNITDAISDRYITDVLNAYDIWALPEGLQPHELLVGIPQMHYNVIHDLSITHWGGSIPGFGHSRIIPAIDSGNPSALETAFKQSRDEVNQQGGSTLTAPSWELDGHLGTKVPADKRLLEIATLTTMGTQFFLHYGYHLYLPQVETIPTWTAQQQADLDTITRAPNATAALQARGLRARAHTNDDSKFYAYKRTSKNGGVTSLVVMNYQNTRQEITVNLTGLDIAMDQTPLDLVTGQPAPAITDPSYKLTLGPRRYAILDVAQAPAPSALPNGVYRVRPEVSAPTFALDVRDCQTQNGADVRIWDWISSSPCQDWQVMKVAEPDVYTIADRNTGQVLDVAGCSTADGTPVNLWPYEGRNCQQWRIIPLGDKAWQVVGVGSGKALDVAGCNPNRDAELVIYPYHGAQCQRWRFELQ
- a CDS encoding discoidin domain-containing protein codes for the protein MHGRARTLLAILVSALLMTSLVTADSWAEEPTAKGVTEPVLTGTARASSSADAAHGPAAAIDGSLATSWRAARKNDQWLVLDLGRPHVLSGLRQTFEKHDTWSFKVSGSLDRTTWATLADWSYGIAGKTFATSVSGAFRYVRLDVQGAARGSMPSSTEFLVEGSATEVEITNPGTPVETSSAGGGYAGRFAVDRDTSSFWGAGAGSLPQWLTVDLGKARTLSSVEQNFKDYGTWKYTIAGSNDNKAFTTIVDHETTPIRGQSIRDQVQGTYRYVRLTILSTEHGYWAGSTGFKVFAPLKNELQKVVKRDLAEGTTATSSSLSVGFEPWNAVDSQPSTAWIAADNSTPQWLQVDLGNLSTVTGIEQTFLNQDTWFFSIDGSADGRTWKRLLDERDGATGRTFTANVKGSYRYVRMIVPKRSANGRWANSQQLRILGNGSPERNRRWVERSRPFQRFYAKHYVNKFKDITADLDDLRDQGYGGIEIAAPYKGPRTPWAGLGATDNYAVDPSLGTMADFVRMVDRAHELGMKVVMFGNPGYASPEAPFWIKAQKEPNSVERKWFDIQPAYGPEACKAEDRRYWSELAKGCYFSFWTDPFNPENHMPAYNFGNQEWRDETAKILRFWMDKGIDGFGADAPRAYLNISTEISKKYLTGVLDNYDSWTFPEGLQPDWGGGRPGDLLNGVPELRYNTIHDLFVSWWACTTQCSRIIPAIESGNPSALENTFKESRDTINQQGGITMAMPSWDSDVNGDGTIVPERLKPATVRLLEMATILSAGNQFYMNNGNHLYLADERTIPTWTEDQQAMVYKLLRAQGATSAFQPRGLRYRVQTNDDNKYYAFVRTDKAGGAKALVVLNFQNTEQTVDVDVVNTGIDADQTPLDLLAGQPSNAKIVNGKTRITLPARGFALLSVQ